From the genome of Amycolatopsis sp. NBC_01488, one region includes:
- a CDS encoding ATP-binding protein: MINQRYLKSSTILMTNVGIADWATAFGDATVAAAMLDRLLHRATVVGIDGPPIGSARISPHRTSCARR; encoded by the coding sequence GTGATCAACCAGCGTTACCTCAAGTCGTCCACGATCTTGATGACGAACGTCGGCATTGCTGACTGGGCAACGGCTTTCGGGGACGCGACCGTCGCGGCGGCGATGCTGGACCGGTTACTCCACCGCGCGACCGTCGTCGGCATCGACGGCCCTCCTATCGGCTCCGCTCGCATTAGTCCACATCGGACAAGCTGCGCAAGGCGGTGA
- a CDS encoding CsbD family protein, which yields MNDKLENKGEELKGRAKEAVGDATGNEQWQAEGKADQAKGSLKQAGEKIKDAVKSVTHKD from the coding sequence ATGAACGACAAGCTGGAGAACAAGGGCGAAGAGCTCAAGGGCCGCGCCAAGGAAGCCGTCGGTGACGCCACGGGCAACGAGCAGTGGCAGGCTGAGGGCAAGGCGGACCAGGCGAAGGGCTCGCTGAAGCAGGCGGGCGAGAAGATCAAGGACGCCGTCAAGAGCGTCACCCACAAGGACTGA
- a CDS encoding VOC family protein: protein MEFYQSVFGGRLTLATYADFGMPAELPGATNVVFGQVVADNGFRVMAYDVAGEQTPAAPGAPSTRRENGTTITEEPYFLSVRGESIDEVTPVWEGLAKGATVIEAFGPAQWAPAFGMLADRFGVTWIVDVAAEYTQA from the coding sequence CTGGAGTTCTACCAGTCGGTGTTCGGCGGGCGGCTCACCCTCGCCACCTACGCCGACTTCGGGATGCCCGCCGAGCTGCCCGGCGCCACGAACGTCGTGTTCGGCCAGGTCGTCGCCGACAACGGCTTCCGGGTCATGGCCTACGACGTGGCCGGTGAGCAGACGCCGGCGGCCCCGGGCGCACCCAGCACGCGTCGCGAAAACGGCACCACGATCACCGAGGAGCCGTACTTCCTCTCCGTCCGCGGCGAGAGCATCGACGAGGTCACCCCCGTGTGGGAGGGCCTCGCCAAGGGCGCGACCGTGATCGAGGCGTTCGGCCCCGCCCAGTGGGCGCCCGCCTTCGGGATGCTCGCCGACCGCTTCGGCGTCACGTGGATCGTCGACGTCGCGGCCGAGTACACCCAGGCCTGA
- a CDS encoding alkaline phosphatase family protein: MFRYARVVLALSLAVAGSVGLAPPGAAAQPTGGTAVPRYDHVFLVVEENHGFADVIGDPAAPNLNALAQQYGLATNYYAVAHPSEPNYVAMLGGSTFGVGNDNPYYLNRVDRPSLISQLNHAGTSWKAYLQGLPHPGYQGICYPANCNGAPDKDPLYVAKHNPIPNFTTSLNAQDWSRQVPVEQLGTDLARGNVPSFGLVIPDECHDQHGDPPYCVDSGTPGDPQDQHLVAVGDRYLGQLVSTITGANFWAKGNNAIAVVYDEGDDNTGGGGKTATVVVTSHGPRKVQDPTAYSHYSLLQTLQRTFGLGCLELTCDTRTVTSLSPLLTVTGAPAVATEPLPVPSFATPTPSPAEPVRTIPGTAAGGGWRVQDAPKLGTADNTFGAVSAVSPQDVWAVGNFLPDTPGSNPDATLSLAAHFDGTRWTSTPTPNVGPDYNTLFGVAAAPGHAWAVGVRLDRDYHAHSLIESWDGKSWQVVPTPELGTTRDLLLSATAVSADDVWAVGEQQDRSGRFATLVEHWDGHRWSAEPSPDPGATGNHLTSVAADGPSDVWAVGQRNGTTSDEPLVEHWDGHRWSVVPTPGSAGAVLDGVAVHGKDVWTVGQTDNAGQQGRPLIGHLHEGIWSTEVLAATGSAFSNLTGVAVAEDTVWAVGTFYDPVTATQKSLVVRRNRDGWQAVPTPGHGSGDTVLGGISATGGHAWAVGYDKNASGRDPLIEYHHEH; encoded by the coding sequence ATGTTCCGATATGCCCGTGTTGTGCTCGCGCTTTCGCTGGCGGTCGCCGGCTCGGTGGGCCTGGCGCCACCCGGCGCCGCGGCGCAGCCCACCGGCGGGACGGCTGTTCCGCGCTACGACCACGTGTTCCTCGTCGTCGAGGAGAACCACGGATTCGCCGACGTCATCGGCGATCCGGCCGCGCCGAATCTCAATGCCCTCGCGCAGCAGTACGGCCTCGCAACCAACTACTACGCCGTCGCACACCCCAGTGAGCCCAACTATGTCGCCATGCTGGGCGGAAGCACCTTCGGCGTCGGCAACGACAACCCCTACTACCTCAACCGCGTCGACCGGCCGAGCCTGATCAGCCAGCTCAACCACGCCGGGACGAGCTGGAAAGCGTATCTGCAGGGCCTGCCGCACCCCGGCTATCAGGGCATCTGCTACCCGGCCAACTGCAACGGCGCACCGGACAAGGATCCGCTGTACGTCGCCAAGCACAACCCGATCCCGAACTTCACCACGTCGCTCAACGCCCAGGACTGGTCGCGGCAGGTACCGGTCGAACAACTCGGCACCGACCTGGCCCGCGGCAACGTGCCGTCCTTCGGCCTGGTCATCCCCGACGAGTGCCACGACCAGCACGGCGATCCGCCCTACTGCGTCGACTCGGGCACCCCCGGCGACCCGCAGGACCAGCACCTGGTCGCCGTCGGCGACCGGTACCTCGGCCAGCTCGTGAGCACGATCACCGGCGCGAACTTCTGGGCGAAAGGCAACAACGCGATCGCCGTCGTCTACGACGAAGGCGACGACAACACCGGAGGCGGCGGCAAGACCGCGACGGTCGTCGTGACGAGCCACGGACCACGCAAAGTGCAGGATCCCACCGCCTACAGCCACTATTCGCTGCTCCAGACGCTGCAGCGCACGTTCGGCCTCGGCTGCCTCGAACTGACCTGCGACACCCGCACCGTCACCTCGCTGAGCCCGCTGCTGACCGTCACCGGCGCGCCCGCCGTGGCCACCGAACCGCTCCCGGTCCCCTCCTTCGCGACCCCCACGCCGTCCCCGGCCGAGCCGGTCAGGACGATCCCCGGAACCGCGGCGGGCGGGGGCTGGCGGGTCCAAGACGCTCCCAAGCTCGGCACGGCGGACAACACCTTCGGCGCCGTCAGCGCGGTCTCACCGCAGGACGTCTGGGCCGTGGGTAACTTCCTGCCCGACACCCCCGGCAGCAATCCCGACGCCACCCTGAGCCTCGCCGCCCACTTCGACGGCACCCGTTGGACGTCGACCCCGACGCCGAACGTCGGTCCCGACTACAACACCCTCTTCGGAGTCGCGGCCGCACCGGGTCACGCTTGGGCCGTCGGCGTGCGGCTCGACCGCGATTACCACGCGCACAGCCTGATCGAGAGCTGGGACGGCAAGTCCTGGCAGGTCGTACCGACGCCCGAACTGGGCACCACCCGCGACCTGCTGTTGTCGGCCACCGCGGTGTCGGCCGACGACGTCTGGGCCGTCGGCGAGCAGCAGGACCGCTCCGGCCGCTTCGCCACGCTTGTCGAGCACTGGGACGGACACCGCTGGTCGGCCGAGCCGTCGCCGGACCCCGGCGCCACCGGCAACCACCTGACGAGCGTCGCCGCCGACGGCCCCAGCGACGTCTGGGCGGTCGGCCAGCGCAACGGGACCACGAGCGACGAGCCACTGGTCGAACATTGGGACGGACACCGCTGGAGCGTGGTTCCGACTCCGGGCTCCGCCGGAGCGGTTCTCGACGGCGTCGCCGTGCACGGCAAGGACGTCTGGACCGTCGGGCAGACGGACAACGCCGGGCAACAGGGCCGGCCGCTGATCGGGCACCTGCACGAGGGCATCTGGTCCACGGAGGTGCTCGCGGCCACCGGTTCCGCGTTCAGCAATCTCACCGGCGTGGCCGTCGCCGAGGACACTGTGTGGGCGGTCGGCACCTTCTACGATCCGGTGACCGCGACGCAGAAAAGCCTCGTGGTCCGCAGGAACCGCGACGGCTGGCAAGCGGTTCCGACGCCCGGTCACGGCTCCGGCGACACCGTGCTCGGCGGAATCTCCGCCACCGGCGGACACGCCTGGGCGGTGGGCTATGACAAGAACGCGAGCGGCCGCGACCCGCTGATCGAATACCACCACGAGCACTGA
- a CDS encoding VanZ family protein, which yields MGNLVLLSPLGALCALRILALQSVPRIAVAALIVSIIIETRLFLIHAGRVSSVDDVLLNTLGAALGATLTRSLRTTVGRLIPRPRQSTPTRSAEPAASHRP from the coding sequence CTGGGCAACCTCGTCCTGCTCAGTCCGCTCGGTGCGCTCTGCGCGCTCCGGATCCTCGCGCTGCAGTCGGTGCCGCGGATCGCGGTGGCCGCGTTGATCGTGTCGATCATCATCGAGACCAGGCTTTTCCTCATCCATGCTGGCCGGGTCAGCTCTGTCGACGACGTCCTGCTCAACACGCTCGGCGCCGCCCTCGGTGCCACGCTCACCCGCAGCCTCCGGACCACTGTGGGCCGGTTGATCCCGCGCCCGCGGCAGAGCACCCCGACTCGTTCCGCCGAGCCAGCCGCCAGCCACCGTCCCTGA
- a CDS encoding IS256 family transposase codes for MLSVVPDPAAGDDGAAGGSSVSSVIDELVREGARRMLAEALQAEVEAYIARFAGERDENGHRLVVRNGHHEPREVLTSAGAVQVTAPRVNDKRIDPDTGERERFSSAILPPWARKTPKITEVLPLLYLHGLSSGDFVPALGQFLGSAKGLSGPVITKLTEQWKAEQRAFAERDLSTVDFVYLWADGIHVNIRLEEQKLCLLVMIGVRADGRKELVALADGYRESAESWADLLRDARRRGMRAPVLAAGDGALGFWGALREVFPETREQRCWFHKIANVLAALPKSAHPGAKKALAQIWNAEDRRHALDAVKAFDAAYGAKFPKAAAKITDDIDVLLAFYDYPAEHWIHLRTTNPIESTFATVRHRTKVTKGPGSRAAGLAMAFKLIEAAQARWRAVNAPHLVALVRAGARFEAGKLVERPTEHTPPAAA; via the coding sequence ATGCTGAGCGTAGTCCCTGATCCTGCTGCTGGTGATGATGGTGCGGCGGGCGGCTCGTCCGTGTCGTCGGTGATCGATGAGCTGGTGCGTGAAGGCGCGCGGCGGATGCTGGCCGAGGCGTTGCAGGCCGAGGTCGAGGCCTACATCGCCCGGTTCGCCGGCGAGCGTGACGAGAACGGGCATCGCCTGGTGGTCCGCAACGGTCACCACGAACCCCGCGAGGTGCTGACCAGCGCGGGCGCGGTGCAGGTGACCGCGCCGCGGGTCAACGACAAGCGCATCGACCCCGACACCGGCGAACGCGAGCGGTTCTCCTCGGCGATCCTGCCGCCGTGGGCACGCAAGACCCCGAAGATCACCGAGGTGCTGCCCTTGCTGTACCTGCACGGCCTGTCCTCGGGGGACTTCGTGCCGGCGCTGGGTCAGTTCCTCGGGTCGGCGAAGGGCCTGTCGGGTCCGGTGATCACGAAGCTGACCGAGCAGTGGAAGGCCGAACAACGCGCCTTCGCCGAACGTGATCTGTCCACTGTGGACTTTGTTTATCTGTGGGCGGACGGGATCCACGTCAACATCCGCCTGGAAGAGCAGAAACTGTGCCTGCTGGTGATGATCGGGGTGCGCGCCGACGGCCGCAAGGAGCTCGTCGCGCTGGCTGACGGGTACCGCGAGTCGGCCGAGTCCTGGGCGGATCTGCTGCGCGATGCCCGCCGCCGCGGGATGCGTGCCCCGGTGCTGGCCGCGGGCGACGGGGCACTGGGGTTCTGGGGCGCGCTGCGGGAGGTGTTTCCCGAGACCCGGGAGCAGCGCTGCTGGTTCCACAAGATCGCCAACGTGCTGGCGGCGCTGCCCAAGTCCGCGCATCCCGGGGCGAAGAAGGCCCTCGCGCAGATCTGGAACGCCGAAGACCGCCGGCACGCCCTGGACGCGGTGAAGGCGTTCGATGCCGCCTACGGCGCGAAGTTCCCCAAGGCCGCCGCCAAGATCACCGACGACATTGACGTGCTGCTGGCGTTCTACGACTATCCGGCCGAGCACTGGATCCACCTGCGGACCACGAACCCGATCGAGTCAACCTTCGCCACCGTGCGGCACCGCACCAAGGTCACCAAGGGTCCTGGCTCCCGCGCGGCGGGGTTGGCGATGGCATTCAAGCTCATCGAAGCGGCCCAGGCTCGCTGGCGCGCGGTCAACGCGCCCCACCTGGTCGCCCTCGTCCGTGCCGGCGCACGGTTCGAGGCAGGCAAACTCGTCGAACGCCCCACCGAACACACCCCACCCGCAGCCGCCTAA
- a CDS encoding permease, whose translation MVDSIGHALALAGSMTWEILWALILGFLLSAVVQAVVRKSTIVRLMGDERPRTLAVASLLGAASSSCSYAAVALTRSLFRKGANFTAAMAFEIGSTNLVVELGTIMALLMGWQFTAAEFVGGPIMIVLLALLFRIFVRKRLIEKAREQAERGLAGSMEGHAAMDMSVTGEGSFWRRLFSPRGFTSVAHVFVMEWAAILRDLVIGLLIAGAIGAWVPESFWRAFFFTDHPVISALWGPIVGPIVAILSFVCSIGNVPLAAVLWNGGISFGGVVAFIFADLLILPILNIYRRYYGTRMTLVLLGTFYAAMVGAGYLVELLFGVTSLIPQQRSATVMSEGISWNYTTWLNIAFLILAAVLLVRFFRSGGREMLRMMGGSPDAMAGHDHGEHEHHGAHGHEVQSDDRHTDDDHPPLGTRR comes from the coding sequence ATGGTGGATTCGATAGGGCACGCGCTCGCGTTGGCCGGGTCGATGACCTGGGAGATCCTGTGGGCGCTGATCCTCGGGTTCCTGTTGTCCGCAGTGGTGCAGGCGGTGGTGCGCAAGTCCACGATCGTCCGGTTGATGGGCGACGAGCGGCCGCGCACGCTCGCGGTGGCGTCGCTGCTGGGCGCGGCGTCGTCGTCGTGCTCCTACGCCGCGGTCGCGCTGACCCGCTCACTGTTCCGCAAGGGCGCGAACTTCACCGCGGCGATGGCCTTCGAGATCGGCTCCACCAATCTCGTGGTCGAGCTGGGCACCATCATGGCGCTGCTGATGGGCTGGCAGTTCACCGCCGCCGAGTTCGTCGGCGGCCCGATCATGATCGTGCTGCTCGCCCTGCTGTTCCGGATCTTCGTCCGTAAGCGCTTGATCGAGAAGGCACGCGAGCAGGCCGAGCGTGGACTGGCGGGGTCGATGGAGGGCCACGCCGCGATGGACATGTCGGTCACCGGCGAGGGTTCGTTCTGGCGGCGCCTGTTCTCGCCACGCGGGTTCACCTCGGTGGCGCACGTGTTCGTCATGGAATGGGCGGCGATCCTGCGGGACCTGGTGATCGGCCTGCTCATCGCCGGGGCGATCGGCGCGTGGGTGCCGGAGTCGTTCTGGCGGGCATTCTTCTTCACCGACCACCCGGTCATCTCCGCGTTGTGGGGTCCGATCGTCGGACCGATCGTGGCGATCCTGTCGTTCGTCTGCTCCATCGGCAACGTCCCGCTGGCCGCGGTGCTGTGGAACGGCGGCATCAGCTTCGGCGGCGTGGTCGCGTTCATCTTCGCCGACCTGCTCATTCTGCCGATCCTCAACATCTACCGGCGCTACTACGGCACACGCATGACCCTGGTCCTGCTCGGCACGTTCTACGCCGCCATGGTCGGCGCCGGCTACCTGGTGGAGCTGCTGTTCGGCGTGACCAGCCTGATCCCGCAGCAGCGCTCCGCGACGGTGATGTCGGAAGGCATCTCGTGGAACTACACCACCTGGCTCAACATCGCCTTCCTGATCCTCGCCGCCGTCCTGCTCGTCCGGTTCTTCCGCAGTGGCGGCCGGGAGATGCTGCGCATGATGGGCGGATCACCCGACGCCATGGCCGGCCACGACCACGGCGAGCACGAGCACCACGGGGCCCACGGCCATGAGGTGCAGTCCGATGACCGCCACACCGACGATGACCACCCACCACTCGGGACCAGGCGCTGA
- a CDS encoding ArsR/SmtB family transcription factor: MVTSTADPWQALADPTRRRVFARVAGGPCSVTEIARDLPVSRPAVSQHLRVLLDARLVDVQQQGRMRVYEMRADGLDEMRQELDSYWRKTLTRFKDVAERTYRPTATTAEGTPPR; the protein is encoded by the coding sequence ATGGTGACCTCGACCGCTGATCCGTGGCAGGCCCTGGCCGATCCCACTCGGCGCAGGGTGTTCGCCCGTGTCGCCGGCGGGCCGTGCTCGGTCACCGAGATCGCGCGGGACCTGCCGGTCAGTCGTCCGGCGGTGTCGCAGCACTTACGAGTTCTGCTGGATGCGCGGCTGGTCGACGTCCAGCAGCAGGGCCGGATGCGCGTGTACGAGATGCGAGCAGACGGCCTGGATGAGATGCGTCAAGAGCTCGACTCCTACTGGCGCAAGACCTTGACCAGATTCAAAGACGTGGCCGAGCGGACCTACCGACCGACCGCGACGACAGCGGAAGGGACACCACCTCGATGA
- a CDS encoding SRPBCC family protein, translating to MSTTPQDQTALQVDIVVDVPVEHAFRVFTDRFDEIKPREHNLLAVPIERTVLEPQVGGTVYDVGTDGSRCTWARVLACEPPHRLVISWDISPRWQLESDPDHTSEVEIRFTAEAPERTRVVLEHRHLDRHGEGWQGFTNLGTGEGWPLYLERFRAATQRHAEGASVS from the coding sequence ATGAGCACCACTCCACAAGACCAGACCGCCCTGCAGGTCGACATCGTCGTCGACGTCCCCGTCGAGCACGCCTTCCGCGTGTTCACCGACCGGTTCGACGAGATCAAACCCCGCGAACACAACCTGCTCGCGGTGCCGATCGAACGCACAGTGCTGGAGCCCCAGGTCGGCGGCACCGTGTACGACGTCGGCACCGACGGCAGCCGGTGCACCTGGGCACGGGTCCTCGCGTGCGAGCCACCGCATCGGCTGGTCATCAGCTGGGACATCAGCCCACGATGGCAGCTTGAGTCCGACCCGGACCACACCAGCGAGGTAGAAATCCGATTCACGGCCGAGGCGCCCGAACGCACCCGTGTGGTGCTCGAACACCGGCACCTCGACCGGCATGGCGAGGGCTGGCAGGGCTTCACCAACCTCGGCACCGGCGAAGGCTGGCCCCTCTACCTCGAACGGTTCCGCGCGGCAACGCAACGGCACGCCGAGGGCGCCTCAGTCAGCTAG
- a CDS encoding PKD domain-containing protein produces the protein MNRRKSRLAIIAGVVLLLGGLGLGPASAGARPSTGVGSCTLKNWQPGDDPGDAKDLPEGNRPQSYKGDDYDCSGATFAAPGAEFTKFPQPKNFPNRSGLVQPLATTASNPLAPYFPPFTHFVVLVRENHTFDDYLGDCATTVQAGCNGAVQSTNHISSVPNLHTLAKNNVLMDAYSTGTQPPSGPNHWWLFSAQSQSSSQQQPYPGTTGTQFDRFLKGVSSPGGLGTDPCATQTGTTTGTSPYPYVMNGDFYWMLSSGSGEWKNPGTGKPEVLPVNRPGTSVPELLNYNNYTCKAQNDDDQVIGDGFRNYVSTNGLPAYSYVELFNDHPGTYQDIPKNDAVTKQVVDSLMNNASYKDNTVIVVTEDDTQNGSNGPDHISNTYRVPTVVVASPKYMKQGYVSHVAYSTNNVLAAMERTLQNVSPGAIDPNGNLGRTTFPMTSADQAALGDPLEDLWVQGATPLSATAGASPTTGNAPLTVSFTGSATGGLAPYAYSWNFGDGSAASTAQNPGHTYNAAGNYTATLTVTDSASPAHTATSSVAVTVGAVGQPLAASASAAPTSGQVPLTVAFGGTATGGTPAYSYSWNFGDGSAASTTQNPSHTYNSAGTYTATLTVTDSASPAKTATSTVQVTASPIAGAPPGAPTGLTATPGNGQVTLNWTAPASNGGVNITSYRVYRGTASGGEMLLTSGGCGSLGAVLSCTDSGLTNGQPYYYRVSAVNSIGEGTQSTEATATPSGCTPRQLLGNPGFETGSAAPWSTTSGVVASNTAEPAHTGSWDAWLDGYGSTRTDTLSQPVTLPSGCSTYQLSYWQHIDTAETTTTTKYDTLKVQVLNSAGTVLATLATYSNLDHNTGYSQKTFDLAPYAGQQITLKFTGAEDYTRQTSFVLDDTAITVS, from the coding sequence ATGAACAGACGGAAGTCACGGTTGGCGATCATCGCAGGTGTCGTGCTCTTGCTGGGCGGCCTCGGACTGGGCCCGGCCAGTGCGGGAGCCCGGCCGAGCACGGGCGTCGGCTCGTGCACGCTCAAGAACTGGCAGCCGGGCGACGACCCGGGCGACGCCAAGGACCTTCCGGAAGGAAATCGGCCACAGTCCTACAAAGGGGACGATTACGACTGCAGCGGCGCGACTTTCGCCGCGCCCGGCGCCGAATTCACGAAGTTCCCGCAACCGAAGAATTTCCCGAACCGGTCCGGCCTTGTGCAGCCGCTGGCCACGACCGCGTCGAATCCGCTGGCGCCGTACTTCCCGCCGTTCACCCATTTCGTGGTGCTGGTCCGGGAGAACCACACCTTCGACGACTACCTCGGCGACTGCGCCACGACCGTGCAGGCCGGCTGCAACGGCGCCGTGCAGAGCACGAACCACATCAGCTCGGTCCCGAACCTGCACACGCTCGCCAAGAACAACGTGCTGATGGACGCCTACAGCACCGGCACGCAGCCGCCGAGCGGCCCGAACCACTGGTGGCTCTTCTCCGCCCAATCCCAGTCCAGCTCCCAGCAGCAGCCCTATCCGGGCACCACCGGGACGCAGTTCGACCGCTTCCTCAAGGGCGTCTCGAGCCCGGGCGGCCTCGGCACGGACCCGTGCGCGACGCAGACCGGCACGACGACCGGCACCAGCCCGTACCCGTACGTCATGAACGGTGACTTCTACTGGATGCTGAGCAGCGGCAGCGGCGAGTGGAAGAACCCGGGCACGGGCAAGCCTGAGGTGCTCCCGGTCAACCGGCCCGGCACGTCCGTACCGGAGCTGCTGAACTACAACAACTACACCTGCAAGGCGCAGAACGACGACGACCAGGTCATCGGCGACGGCTTCCGGAACTACGTGTCCACGAACGGTTTGCCCGCGTACTCCTACGTCGAGCTGTTCAACGACCACCCCGGGACCTACCAGGACATCCCGAAGAACGACGCGGTCACCAAGCAGGTCGTCGACTCGCTCATGAACAACGCGTCGTACAAGGACAACACGGTCATCGTGGTGACCGAGGACGACACCCAGAACGGCAGCAACGGCCCCGACCACATCAGCAACACCTACCGCGTGCCGACCGTCGTGGTCGCTTCCCCGAAGTACATGAAGCAGGGCTACGTCTCGCACGTCGCCTACAGCACCAACAACGTGCTGGCCGCGATGGAACGCACCCTGCAAAACGTGTCGCCCGGCGCCATCGACCCGAACGGCAACCTCGGCCGGACCACCTTCCCGATGACCTCCGCGGACCAGGCCGCGCTCGGCGACCCGCTGGAGGACTTGTGGGTCCAGGGCGCCACCCCGTTGTCGGCTACGGCCGGCGCGTCGCCGACGACCGGGAACGCGCCACTGACCGTGTCGTTCACCGGCTCGGCGACCGGCGGCCTGGCGCCCTACGCCTACAGCTGGAACTTCGGTGACGGGTCGGCGGCGAGCACGGCGCAGAACCCCGGTCACACCTACAACGCCGCCGGCAACTACACGGCGACGCTCACCGTGACCGACAGCGCTTCGCCGGCGCACACGGCCACGTCGAGCGTGGCCGTCACGGTCGGCGCGGTCGGCCAGCCGCTTGCGGCCTCCGCGTCCGCCGCGCCGACGTCCGGCCAGGTTCCGCTGACCGTCGCGTTCGGCGGAACCGCCACCGGCGGGACACCGGCGTACTCCTACAGCTGGAACTTCGGTGACGGCAGCGCGGCGAGCACCACGCAGAACCCCAGCCACACCTACAACAGCGCCGGCACGTACACGGCGACGCTGACCGTCACCGACAGCGCGTCGCCCGCGAAAACCGCCACGTCGACCGTGCAGGTCACCGCGTCGCCCATCGCCGGGGCGCCGCCGGGCGCACCCACCGGCCTCACCGCCACCCCGGGGAACGGCCAGGTGACGCTGAACTGGACGGCGCCCGCAAGTAACGGAGGCGTCAACATCACGTCGTACCGCGTGTACCGCGGCACCGCGAGCGGCGGCGAAATGCTGCTGACCAGCGGCGGCTGCGGCAGCCTCGGCGCTGTGCTTTCCTGCACCGACAGCGGTCTCACCAACGGCCAGCCCTACTACTACCGGGTCAGCGCCGTGAACTCGATCGGCGAGGGCACGCAGAGCACAGAGGCGACGGCAACCCCCAGCGGCTGCACGCCCAGGCAACTGCTCGGCAACCCGGGCTTCGAAACCGGAAGCGCGGCGCCGTGGTCGACGACGTCCGGTGTGGTCGCCAGCAACACCGCGGAGCCCGCCCACACCGGCAGCTGGGACGCCTGGCTCGACGGTTACGGCTCGACGCGCACCGACACGCTGTCCCAGCCGGTCACGCTGCCGTCCGGGTGCTCGACGTACCAGCTGAGTTACTGGCAGCACATCGACACGGCCGAAACCACGACGACGACCAAGTACGACACGCTCAAGGTGCAGGTGCTCAACAGCGCGGGGACCGTCCTGGCGACCCTGGCGACGTACTCCAACCTGGACCACAACACCGGCTACAGCCAGAAAACCTTCGACCTGGCCCCGTACGCGGGCCAGCAGATCACGCTCAAGTTCACCGGAGCCGAGGACTATACGAGGCAGACGTCCTTCGTTCTGGACGACACCGCGATCACCGTGAGCTGA
- a CDS encoding enoyl-CoA hydratase/isomerase family protein — translation MIARDGVLLNPHYQKMGLYGSEYWTYVLPHRVGEAQARRLATSCEPISAAEGAEIGIIDRLAASDRGGFIATVLDYATELVVGGQADALLYRKHATREADEQRRPLETYRVRELAEMSHDIFDDRHGFAHARRTFLTGRPAGPTLPKPRLPAPRLP, via the coding sequence GTGATCGCCCGGGACGGCGTCCTGCTCAACCCGCATTATCAGAAGATGGGCTTGTACGGCTCGGAGTACTGGACCTACGTGCTGCCCCACCGGGTCGGCGAAGCACAGGCACGTCGGCTGGCCACCAGCTGCGAGCCGATCAGCGCCGCCGAAGGGGCAGAGATCGGGATCATCGACCGACTCGCCGCGAGCGACCGCGGGGGATTCATCGCAACCGTGCTGGACTACGCCACCGAACTCGTCGTCGGCGGCCAGGCGGATGCCCTGCTCTACCGCAAACACGCCACCCGAGAAGCCGACGAGCAACGCAGGCCACTGGAAACCTACCGGGTACGGGAACTCGCCGAAATGAGCCACGACATCTTCGACGACCGCCACGGTTTCGCCCACGCCAGGCGCACCTTCCTCACCGGCCGGCCCGCCGGCCCGACGCTGCCGAAACCCCGCCTGCCAGCCCCACGACTCCCTTAG